In Oligoflexia bacterium, the sequence CTCAATAAGTTTTGCTCTTTTGGATTTAATTAGATCTTCAGCGATTTTTTTATCTATCGTATTTAGAGCTGGCTGATCAAAAATATAAAAATCAAGATCCACCTCAGAGTCTGAAACACAAATCTCTAGATTCACATCTTTTGGGCGAATACTACGAAACGCTGACATGCTTCCGGGAAGCGCATCAATATTAACACCTCGCCATCCCTTACAATAAAAATGAAAAGTATTAGAATAATAAATCGGATGATGGGCCCCAATGTCGATATAAAAACCGTCAGTTTTATCGCCAATTAATGAGCGTAAAACCATATCTTCACCAAATTGAGAATGTGAAAGATTAAAACTTGGCAGACGATTTAATTTAAACTTTGCCCAATAAGAAAGTGCTTTAAACCATAGATGTTTTTTTGAAAGCACACGAACATTTGGGAAACTGTTTTTGGTATCCATAGAATTACGTTAAGCTGATTACATGTAAGATTCAAGCGGGTTTCTCAAGTTATTGATTTGTAAAAATATTTTTTAATATCTCCCACGATCACGACGTCGCTGCATTGAACTTCTTTGACGACAATACTTTGGCAATAAGTCATTATCGGTCGCTTGAGTCACACCAAGTTTAACAAATCGCTTTTCATTTATTTTGATAAACTCAGCTCCAAAATAATATTCAGCTAAAAGGCTTGTATCCCAATTTCCAAGTACAGCTGCTGCTACAAAAATGGCTTCAATTGTTGCTAGCCCACCCGTGGGATCAGCATTGTTCACACTTCGACGTGGATAAGCCGTTTCAAAACCATCAGGAATGCGTACAAGCTCAGGCAGTTTACCTGCTATACGCCCCATAAATTGATCAAGTCGTCGCCACACACAGTCAATTGTGGCAATACCATTTATTTGTGGAAGTGTTTTTTGAACAGTTGTTAAGCATTTACCTTTGTGATGAAGGAGTATTGAAGAATTCAATGGGCCAAAAACATCAGGGCCTTTGATTTGTATGAGTCGAAAATCAGAACGATAATAAAGTGGTGCTATTGTGCACTTATTAGCTGTTTCTGATGCTTCGATTGCTACTTCATAAAACATACTAGATATCTATCTTCTGATTCCAATTAAATAAATAATATACGGCATTGTTTAGCAAAAACATCATCAATATCTCTTAGTTCCCGCTTGCTATTAAGCCTTTAAGTCTGGAAAGATTAGGTTGCAAAAACTAGGGGGTGATTGTGGTATCTAAATTTCTTATTGGTGCAGTAATTTATTTTGCAACTTCAGCTCAAGCTGCTGGCCCCATTGGTGGAATCACTGGCCTTAACCCTAAGATCGACACATCGATAGTTTCTATTCCTGCCCCGCCAAGTGATTGGAAAAAGTATCCGTATTATCCTGTCCAATCAAAAATTGAATTTCCAAAAGATGAGGGCCGTCACAAATGGAACTCAGCTCTTGAATGGTGGTACGTCGTTATGCACGTCACCGGAGAAACCACCGGCAACGAATACTCAGTTTTGGTTACACATTTTAGCAATGGTTATCGATTTTTTGATGTCACTAATATCACGAACAAAACTCATGTTAGCGGCACGACCAAAGGTAAATGGAATGCCCATGAGGGTTTTCTAGACGTCACCCAAATAACCCCCTATGGTGCTGACACCATGCGCACAAAGCGCGACGAAAAAGGTCAACTTATTCCCTTTGAATATGAAATGCACACACATCACTCAGAAATGGAATTACGCGCAGAAGTTAAAGCACTTAAAGCTCCCTTTATGGTTGGCGGCGACGGCTTAGTACAAATCGGCACAAGCGGTTGGAGTTGGTATTACTCCCAAACTCGGATGGAAGCTCGTGGTGTTTTAACGTATAAAGGAATCACAGAATCAATCTCAGGGATTGCATGGATGGATCACCAATGGGGACCATTTTTAATTTCACCTGTGCAGTTGGGCGGTGTTTTTGAATCATATGAATGGTTTTGTCTGCAACTTGATAATAACACAGAACTCATGACGAGCAATATCTATGACCGCAGTAATCGCTTGCCCCAAACAAGTGCTTATGGAGGTGTAGGAATAGTAAACCCTGATGGTTCTGTGGATGGCATTGTAAAACGCACGTATATACACAAACGATATTGGCAAGATCCTGTCGAAAAAATTTATATGTCAATGGGCTGGCAACTTATCGTTCCTGAATGGCAAATGGATCTCACTATAACTCCTAAGTTTGAAGATCAAATCGTACGCTTTCCATTTAAAGGTTCATTTTGGGAAGGAGCAGCTTCAGTCACAGGTACTCTTCGCGGAGTTGCCGTTTCAGGAAAAGCTTTTGGCGAACTCATGCATCATTTTCAACTCCCAAAAATAGCAGTTGGCGCCCTCAATAAAACCTATTCTGCTGATGAACTCATTGCTTTAAAATGGAATATAAAAAACCCCGATGATGGCAACCCCCTTCATTACAGACTTGATTTGATCGGAAATGGAACA encodes:
- a CDS encoding lipocalin-like domain-containing protein, producing MVSKFLIGAVIYFATSAQAAGPIGGITGLNPKIDTSIVSIPAPPSDWKKYPYYPVQSKIEFPKDEGRHKWNSALEWWYVVMHVTGETTGNEYSVLVTHFSNGYRFFDVTNITNKTHVSGTTKGKWNAHEGFLDVTQITPYGADTMRTKRDEKGQLIPFEYEMHTHHSEMELRAEVKALKAPFMVGGDGLVQIGTSGWSWYYSQTRMEARGVLTYKGITESISGIAWMDHQWGPFLISPVQLGGVFESYEWFCLQLDNNTELMTSNIYDRSNRLPQTSAYGGVGIVNPDGSVDGIVKRTYIHKRYWQDPVEKIYMSMGWQLIVPEWQMDLTITPKFEDQIVRFPFKGSFWEGAASVTGTLRGVAVSGKAFGELMHHFQLPKIAVGALNKTYSADELIALKWNIKNPDDGNPLHYRLDLIGNGTVTKLVDRLRIPEWKFRMRDLLPADLAQGEFMVKISAFSEDKVITSSRDSDFFVIK
- a CDS encoding FkbM family methyltransferase, with the translated sequence MDTKNSFPNVRVLSKKHLWFKALSYWAKFKLNRLPSFNLSHSQFGEDMVLRSLIGDKTDGFYIDIGAHHPIYYSNTFHFYCKGWRGVNIDALPGSMSAFRSIRPKDVNLEICVSDSEVDLDFYIFDQPALNTIDKKIAEDLIKSKRAKLIERRGLKAMTVTQILEQHLPPGQVVDILNIDLEGADEKIIKSIDWKKHRPRFIVFESHAAKISDLHLNPIAQFLKGQGYEVVAKCGPSLIAAEIL